Proteins encoded in a region of the Rutidosis leptorrhynchoides isolate AG116_Rl617_1_P2 chromosome 9, CSIRO_AGI_Rlap_v1, whole genome shotgun sequence genome:
- the LOC139867502 gene encoding pentatricopeptide repeat-containing protein At2g27610-like: MNFVHLIRSITNTGSAPKGRAAHSMLVKSGVVPDVYTYNHLITMYCKTNSINDARQVFDKMPQRNLISWTTLISSYSQLGMSVEALDCFRSMVVDGCVPNHYSYVSALSACASLAVLKTGKEIHARIVRFEEKLNNFVENSLVNLYGKCGILKNAVSVFDQILEPNEVSWTSLVSCACNCGENVEALKIFSRSHKAGVKVNEFACASVLGACAAVESMEVGTQVHSYSVKTGTRMDQFVATGLVNLYAKCGEVDLANRVFSEVNTPHLTAWTALIGGFVQHGKRKEAIHLFRRMINLGEKPNERTFASVLGAFVETNKIEFGKQLHSLIMKLGYISFTIIGNSIMDFYFKSTLFKEAIKIYDEMIEPDVVTWNALISGHMNLGYYEDAIKLLHEMLSKGFELNHYSYSSILNICGDLPAIEWGKQTHCCIVKLKIDSNVIVGSALIDMYAKCGRLSNAQAVFDNFHFKNIVSWNTMLVGYAQHGLGQKSLEIYKKMLDSKVKPNDITFIGVLSACSHSGFLEDGIHHFHSMTKDYGITPRTDHLACMVSLFSRKGQTKLAYEFITNFPTKPDKVVWRCLLSGCKTNKDFVLGKYAAEKILSIDPDDVSAHVMLSNIYGELKMWNEIAEVRKLMKEKVLKKESGYSWIELMSKTYVFSSGHDGSCEGNCVREVLNRLNEHLFDEGYVPGGMI, translated from the coding sequence ATGAATTTCGTTCATCTTATACGATCAATCACCAACACAGGTTCAGCTCCCAAAGGCAGAGCAGCCCACTCCATGCTTGTCAAATCTGGGGTTGTCCCAGATGTCTATACATACAACCATTTAATTACTATGTACTGTAAAACGAACAGCATCAATGATGCACGCCAAGTGTTTGACAAAATGCCTCAACGAAACCTTATATCATGGACTACTTTAATTTCGTCTTATTCTCAATTGGGTATGTCTGTTGAGGCTTTAGATTGTTTTAGATCAATGGTGGTTGATGGTTGTGTACCGAATCATTACAGTTATGTTAGTGCGTTGTCTGCGTGTGCTAGTTTAGCCGTTCTGAAAACTGGTAAAGAGATTCATGCTAGGATTGTAAGGTTTGAAGAGAAGTTAAATAATTTTGTGGAGAATTCTTTGGTTAATCTATATGGGAAATGTGGGATATTGAAAAATGCAGTTTCGGTTTTTGATCAGATTTTGGAACCCAACGAGGTTTCTTGGACGTCACTTGTCTCCTGTGCGTGTAATTGTGGAGAAAATGTAGAAGCATTAAAGATTTTTTCAAGATCCCATAAAGCAGGAGTGAAGGTTAATGAGTTTGCGTGTGCGAGTGTATTGGGTGCTTGTGCTGCTGTAGAGAGTATGGAGGTTGGTACGCAAGTACATTCGTATTCTGTAAAAACTGGGACCCGAATGGACCAATTTGTCGCGACTGGACTGGTGAATTTGTATGCAAAATGTGGTGAAGTGGACTTGGCTAATCGAGTGTTTAGTGAAGTAAACACACCACATTTGACTGCTTGGACTGCATTAATCGGTGGTTTTGTTCAACACGGAAAGCGTAAAGAAGCTATTCATCTTTTTCGTAGAATGATTAATTTGGGTGAGAAACCGAATGAACGAACGTTTGCAAGTGTTCTTGGAGCGTTCGTCGAAACAAATAAAATTGAGTTTGGGAAACAACTCCACTCGTTAATAATGAAACTGGGATACATATCGTTCACAATAATTGGGAATTCAATTATGGACTTTTATTTCAAATCTACCCTTTTTAAAGAAGCTATAAAGATTTATGATGAAATGATTGAACCTGACGTTGTCACATGGAATGCGTTAATTTCTGGTCATATGAACTTGGGGTATTATGAAGATGCTATCAAGCTTCTTCATGAAATGTTATCGAAAGGATTTGAACTTAATCATTACTCGTATTCAAGTATTTTAAACATATGTGGTGATTTACCGGCTATCGAGTGGGGTAAACAAACTCATTGTTGCATTGTTAAACTCAAAATCGATTCAAATGTTATTGTCGGTAGTGCCCTTATCGACATGTATGCTAAATGTGGACGATTATCTAACGCTCAGGCAGTTTTTGATAATTTTCATTTCAAAAACATTGTTTCTTGGAACACGATGCTTGTGGGGTACGCACAACACGGTCTTGGCCAAAAAAGTTTAGAAATTTACAAGAAAATGTTAGATTcgaaagtaaaacctaatgatattACATTTATCGGGGTACTATCGGCTTGTAGCCATTCGGGATTTTTAGAAGACGGGATACACCATTTTCATTCTATGACTAAAGATTATGGTATAACGCCAAGAACGGATCACTTGGCGTGTATGGTTAGTTTATTTTCGCGTAAAGGACAAACAAAGTTAGCGTATGAGTTTATAACAAATTTTCCTACAAAACCGGATAAGGTGGTTTGGAGGTGTCTTTTGTCAGGATGTAAAACGAATAAAGATTTTGTTTTGGGAAAATATGCTGCTGAGAAGATACTAAGTATTGATCCGGATGATGTTTCGGCTCATGTTATGTTGTCGAATATTTATGGTGAGTTGAAAATGTGGAATGAAATAGCGGAAGTTAGGAAACTTATGAAGGAGAAGGTATTGAAAAAGGAGAGTGGATATAGTTGGATTGAGTTAATGAGTAAAACGTATGTGTTTTCTTCGGGTCACGATGGGAGTTGTGAAGGGAACTGTGTACGGGAAGTTTTGAACAGATTGAATGAGCATTTGTTTGATGAAGGTTATGTGCCCGGCGGTATGATATAA